The following are encoded together in the bacterium genome:
- a CDS encoding Smr/MutS family protein, with the protein MRRRDLETLELPRVLEAVAAHARSTAGRDAVRALRPTIELAEARERLARLGEATALGDEAGAIPTADVPLLAPALAQAAPAGAALESRRLVEVRDVLVVARHVRTHLRHDLDRFPRLAALADALPEAPELEAELLRTLDESGEVREDASPALAQARRASRDLRAKLEAQLERVVHDPANAGVVGDDYVTVRNGRYVLPIRTAAAWSFEGVVQDRSSSSETVFVEPLFAVELNNRLVLAARTEEEEERRVRAALTHLVRVHAEPLAALETALARVDALAAAAAFARRHGATAPALGGDVVDLPGARHPLLLLSGRPVVPVDIRLDAGQRGLAITGPNAGGKTVALKTIGLLGLMAQSGLFVPTAEGARLPCFGAVLADVGDEQSIEHDLSTFTGHAENLAAIARAAGPGSLVLLDEPGAGTDPIEGAALAVGVIEDLLARDARLVFTTHFPQVKTFALAEASLALAAFDVDATTGSPRYRLDYHAVGQSFALPIARRHGIPARALETAERLLAGESRDLARAVARLEESRKALDAARETAREETAKLRAAQAEIETLRADLRARQRARWSEDLDASRRFLRELRLEGQAILDAQRAKPDAAALRRFAADAAARVEAMAVAEVPPEAKAPGRPPRVGDVVEVVGRGIRGELVEVAGERARVQRGGLRFEVPVDQLRLVEGAPARERVVVRVEQPAAEMMRGEINLVGQRAREAVDALSGFLDRAVRTGLGEVRVVHGVGSGALRKAVQEFLARSPYCVKFRDAHPEAGGPGVTVAELA; encoded by the coding sequence GTGCGCCGACGCGATCTGGAAACGCTGGAGCTGCCGCGCGTCCTCGAGGCCGTGGCGGCGCATGCACGGTCGACGGCCGGCCGCGACGCCGTACGCGCCCTGCGACCCACCATCGAGCTCGCCGAGGCCCGCGAGCGCCTGGCGCGGCTCGGCGAGGCCACGGCGCTCGGCGACGAGGCCGGCGCCATCCCCACCGCCGACGTGCCGCTGCTCGCACCCGCGCTGGCGCAGGCCGCACCCGCCGGCGCGGCGCTGGAGAGCCGGCGGCTCGTCGAGGTGCGCGACGTGCTGGTCGTCGCACGACACGTGCGCACGCACCTCCGCCACGACCTCGACCGCTTCCCGCGGCTCGCGGCGCTGGCCGACGCCCTACCCGAGGCGCCCGAGCTCGAGGCCGAGCTGCTGCGTACGCTCGACGAAAGCGGCGAGGTACGCGAGGACGCGAGCCCGGCGCTGGCGCAGGCGCGTCGCGCCTCACGCGACCTGCGCGCCAAGCTGGAAGCGCAGCTCGAGCGCGTGGTGCACGATCCCGCGAACGCCGGCGTCGTCGGCGACGACTACGTCACCGTGCGCAACGGGCGCTACGTGCTGCCCATCCGCACCGCGGCGGCATGGAGCTTCGAGGGCGTGGTGCAGGACCGCTCCTCGTCGAGCGAGACCGTCTTCGTCGAGCCGCTGTTCGCCGTCGAGCTGAACAATCGCCTCGTGCTCGCGGCCCGCACCGAGGAGGAAGAGGAGCGCCGCGTGCGCGCGGCCCTGACCCACCTGGTGCGCGTGCACGCCGAGCCGCTGGCCGCGCTCGAAACGGCGCTCGCGCGCGTCGACGCGCTCGCCGCGGCCGCCGCATTCGCGCGACGGCACGGCGCCACGGCGCCGGCCCTGGGCGGCGACGTCGTCGACCTGCCGGGCGCCCGCCATCCCCTGCTGCTGCTCAGCGGCCGGCCGGTGGTGCCGGTCGACATCCGGCTCGATGCCGGCCAGCGCGGCCTCGCGATCACCGGCCCCAACGCCGGCGGCAAGACCGTCGCCCTGAAGACTATCGGCCTCCTCGGCCTGATGGCGCAGTCCGGGCTGTTCGTCCCCACCGCCGAGGGCGCGCGGCTGCCCTGCTTCGGCGCCGTGCTGGCCGACGTCGGCGACGAGCAGTCGATCGAGCACGATCTGTCCACGTTCACCGGCCACGCCGAGAACCTCGCCGCGATCGCGCGCGCTGCCGGCCCGGGGAGCCTGGTCCTCCTCGACGAGCCGGGTGCCGGCACCGACCCCATCGAGGGGGCGGCGCTCGCGGTCGGCGTCATCGAGGATCTGCTCGCGCGCGACGCGCGCCTCGTCTTCACGACCCACTTCCCGCAGGTGAAGACTTTCGCGCTCGCCGAGGCCAGCCTGGCGCTCGCCGCCTTCGACGTCGACGCGACCACCGGCTCGCCGCGCTACCGGCTCGACTACCACGCCGTCGGCCAGAGCTTCGCGCTCCCCATCGCGCGGCGACACGGCATCCCGGCGCGCGCGCTCGAGACCGCCGAGCGTCTCCTCGCCGGCGAGAGCCGGGACCTCGCGCGTGCCGTCGCCCGTCTCGAGGAGAGCCGCAAGGCGCTCGACGCCGCCCGCGAGACCGCGCGCGAGGAAACCGCGAAGCTCCGCGCGGCGCAGGCCGAGATCGAGACGCTGCGCGCCGACCTGCGCGCCCGCCAGCGCGCCCGCTGGAGCGAGGACCTCGACGCCTCGCGCCGCTTCCTGCGCGAGCTGCGCCTGGAGGGCCAGGCGATCCTCGACGCGCAGCGGGCGAAGCCCGACGCGGCGGCGCTGCGCCGCTTCGCCGCCGACGCCGCCGCCCGCGTCGAGGCGATGGCCGTCGCCGAGGTGCCGCCCGAGGCCAAGGCGCCCGGCCGACCGCCGCGGGTCGGCGACGTCGTCGAGGTGGTCGGCCGCGGCATCCGCGGTGAGCTCGTCGAGGTCGCGGGCGAGCGGGCTCGCGTGCAGCGCGGCGGGCTGCGCTTCGAGGTGCCGGTCGATCAGCTGCGCCTGGTCGAGGGCGCCCCGGCGCGCGAGCGGGTCGTCGTGCGCGTCGAGCAGCCGGCCGCGGAGATGATGCGCGGCGAGATCAATCTCGTCGGGCAGCGCGCCCGCGAAGCCGTCGACGCGCTGTCCGGCTTCCTCGACCGCGCCGTACGGACCGGGCTCGGCGAGGTGCGCGTGGTGCACGGCGTCGGCAGCGGGGCGCTGCGCAAGGCCGTGCAGGAGTTCCTCGCCAGGAGCCCCTACTGCGTGAAGTTCCGCGACGCCCACCCCGAGGCCGGCGGCCCCGGGGTCACGGTCGCCGAGCTGGCGTGA
- a CDS encoding OmpA family protein, giving the protein MADEPRPRIVVKKKGGHGAHHGGAWKVAYADFVTAMMALFMVLWLLTQADLKLRQQIAQYFRNPGVLVGGAMINAEMNESRSREPKVISMDVTVVSGDAEEELLQNRLREIEEIIEQKATEDPVLGEIKDQVLVQVTEQGLSIQVIDKGRTMLFDVSSAELKPPVVKLLSSIAGMLGSMPNPIWIGGHTDSRPYPSASAMTNWELSFRRADAARRILEANGLRRGQVERVQSYADSEPVIPENPLADENRRLSILAVRTQAPPPTPTAAPGEEPVVLPPDPLPGTTAAVPVG; this is encoded by the coding sequence ATGGCCGACGAGCCGCGCCCGCGCATCGTCGTCAAGAAGAAGGGCGGTCACGGCGCGCACCACGGCGGCGCCTGGAAGGTGGCCTACGCCGACTTCGTGACGGCGATGATGGCCCTCTTCATGGTGCTGTGGCTGCTGACGCAGGCCGATTTGAAGCTGCGCCAGCAGATCGCGCAGTACTTCCGCAACCCCGGCGTGCTGGTCGGCGGCGCCATGATCAACGCCGAGATGAACGAGTCGCGCAGCCGCGAGCCCAAGGTCATCTCGATGGACGTGACCGTGGTCTCCGGCGACGCCGAGGAGGAGCTGCTCCAGAACCGTCTGCGCGAGATCGAGGAGATCATCGAGCAGAAGGCGACCGAGGACCCCGTTCTCGGGGAGATCAAGGATCAGGTCCTCGTCCAGGTGACGGAGCAGGGCCTGTCGATCCAGGTCATCGACAAGGGCCGCACCATGCTGTTCGACGTCTCGTCGGCGGAGCTGAAGCCGCCCGTCGTGAAGCTGCTGTCGAGCATCGCCGGCATGCTCGGCTCGATGCCGAACCCGATCTGGATCGGCGGCCATACGGACAGCCGGCCGTATCCGAGCGCCTCGGCCATGACCAACTGGGAGCTGTCGTTCCGCCGTGCGGACGCCGCCCGCCGCATCCTCGAGGCCAACGGGCTGCGCCGCGGTCAGGTCGAGCGCGTGCAATCGTACGCCGACAGCGAGCCGGTGATCCCGGAGAACCCGCTCGCGGACGAGAACCGGCGCCTGTCGATCCTCGCCGTGCGCACGCAGGCGCCGCCGCCCACACCCACCGCCGCGCCGGGCGAGGAGCCCGTCGTACTTCCGCCCGACCCGCTGCCGGGCACCACGGCCGCCGTACCCGTCGGCTGA
- the motA gene encoding flagellar motor stator protein MotA — translation MFTIIGLLVVFGCVLGGFTMVGGPMHVLVQPAELVVIGGASLGTLIAGAPGKMRGRLFATIGKAFKSTAPSKTDYVDLLKLQYELFTFMRKNGAVALDEHVTEIEKSSIFKKYPSFLHRHHAVEFFRDALKQIVNGTASADELDILLDAELETHHEEVAIPVGLLKTTADALPGLGIVAAVLGIIVTMGHLDAGPEEIGHHVAAALVGTFLGILLCYGLFHPIANSAELQEVSNGKYLKCIKEGVVASLRGAAPIVAVEFARKAIFSDERPTSEETDAACRAVKQAAG, via the coding sequence ATGTTCACCATCATCGGCCTGCTCGTCGTCTTCGGTTGCGTCCTCGGGGGCTTCACCATGGTGGGCGGGCCCATGCACGTGCTCGTCCAGCCGGCGGAGCTGGTGGTGATCGGCGGCGCGTCGCTCGGGACGCTGATCGCGGGCGCGCCGGGGAAGATGCGCGGCCGGCTCTTCGCCACCATCGGCAAGGCGTTCAAGAGCACGGCGCCGAGCAAGACCGACTACGTCGATCTCCTGAAGCTCCAGTACGAGCTCTTCACGTTCATGCGCAAGAACGGCGCGGTGGCGCTCGACGAGCACGTCACCGAGATCGAGAAGAGCAGCATCTTCAAGAAGTACCCGTCGTTCCTGCATCGCCACCACGCGGTCGAGTTCTTCCGCGACGCGCTGAAGCAGATCGTCAACGGCACCGCGTCGGCGGACGAGCTCGACATCCTGCTCGACGCCGAGCTGGAGACCCACCACGAGGAGGTCGCGATCCCGGTCGGGCTCCTCAAGACCACCGCCGACGCCCTCCCCGGCCTCGGCATCGTCGCCGCCGTGCTCGGCATCATCGTCACGATGGGCCATCTCGACGCCGGCCCCGAGGAGATCGGCCACCACGTCGCCGCCGCCCTCGTCGGGACGTTCCTCGGCATCCTGCTCTGCTACGGCCTGTTCCATCCGATCGCGAACAGCGCCGAGCTGCAGGAGGTCTCGAACGGCAAGTATCTGAAGTGCATCAAGGAGGGCGTGGTCGCGTCGCTGCGCGGCGCCGCCCCCATCGTCGCCGTCGAGTTCGCGCGCAAGGCGATCTTCTCCGACGAGCGCCCGACCAGCGAAGAGACCGACGCCGCCTGCCGTGCGGTGAAGCAGGCGGCCGGCTGA
- a CDS encoding alpha/beta fold hydrolase, which produces MPSPPATKFVDLDGVTVHYLHTGRTTLPDAPPAFERRRPFVLLHAAGSNAGMWRRQLDGLGATHDAVALDQPGHGRSPGVEGPGSIEHMAELVRRFRRALGPCKPILVGRSMGGAVALVTAAREPEAIAGLVLVCTAARFDGLAGAIAISRDVSRGRLPQQFTTETFSPSTGLDLMKEAWMEQVKTDPRVRLGDLLACQAFDGVPLLGRVRVPTLVVGGADDQVTPPERSRELAAGIAGARLEILPQAGHQAPLEQHERFAGLLVEFAEGIG; this is translated from the coding sequence TTGCCCAGCCCGCCCGCGACGAAATTCGTGGACCTCGACGGCGTCACGGTCCACTACCTGCACACCGGCCGCACCACGCTGCCGGATGCGCCGCCGGCATTCGAGCGCCGCCGTCCGTTCGTCCTGCTGCACGCGGCGGGCAGCAACGCTGGCATGTGGCGCCGCCAGCTGGATGGGCTGGGCGCGACGCACGACGCCGTCGCTCTCGATCAGCCGGGGCACGGGCGCTCGCCGGGCGTCGAAGGTCCGGGCTCGATCGAGCACATGGCCGAGCTGGTGCGTCGCTTCCGGCGGGCGCTCGGCCCGTGCAAGCCGATCCTCGTCGGGCGCAGCATGGGAGGTGCCGTGGCCCTCGTGACCGCGGCGCGCGAGCCGGAGGCGATCGCGGGCCTGGTGCTCGTGTGCACGGCGGCCCGCTTCGACGGCCTCGCCGGCGCGATCGCCATCAGCCGCGACGTCTCGCGCGGCCGGCTGCCGCAGCAGTTCACCACCGAGACGTTCTCGCCGTCGACCGGCCTCGATCTCATGAAGGAAGCCTGGATGGAGCAGGTGAAGACCGACCCGCGTGTGCGGCTCGGCGACCTCCTCGCCTGCCAGGCGTTCGACGGCGTGCCGCTGCTCGGCCGCGTCCGCGTGCCGACGCTGGTCGTCGGCGGCGCCGACGACCAGGTGACGCCCCCCGAGCGCTCGCGCGAGCTGGCGGCGGGCATCGCCGGCGCCCGGCTCGAGATCCTCCCGCAGGCCGGGCACCAGGCGCCGCTCGAGCAGCACGAGCGCTTCGCCGGGCTCCTCGTCGAGTTCGCGGAGGGCATCGGGTGA
- a CDS encoding Zn-ribbon domain-containing OB-fold protein: MSEKRYVKPLPRIDEESRGYWEALARHELYVQRCRDCGTVRFPPRALCTHCMSPATEWLRCSGRGTVYSFTVTHQNQAPGFREELPYVLAIVELAEGPRVMTNIVGCAPDAVRIGMAVEVVFDDVAPGTTLAKFRPA, from the coding sequence ATGAGCGAGAAGCGCTACGTGAAGCCGCTGCCGCGCATCGACGAGGAGTCGCGCGGCTACTGGGAGGCGCTCGCGCGCCACGAGCTCTACGTCCAGCGCTGCCGCGACTGCGGCACGGTGCGCTTCCCGCCGCGTGCGCTGTGCACGCACTGCATGTCGCCGGCGACCGAGTGGCTGCGCTGCTCGGGGCGGGGCACGGTCTACAGCTTCACCGTCACGCACCAGAACCAGGCGCCGGGATTTCGCGAGGAGCTGCCCTACGTGCTGGCGATCGTCGAGCTGGCCGAGGGGCCGCGGGTCATGACCAACATAGTCGGCTGCGCGCCCGACGCGGTTCGCATCGGCATGGCGGTCGAGGTGGTGTTCGACGATGTCGCGCCGGGGACGACCCTGGCGAAGTTCCGTCCGGCCTGA
- a CDS encoding nucleotidyl transferase AbiEii/AbiGii toxin family protein, with product MASAYDRLADVLRALEAESVAYVLFGGQAVNAHGIMRFTGDIDLFVDPTPDNVERLRRALRRVWNDPDIDDIRVEDLAGEYAVVRYGTPDDFAIDLTARIGDAFAYGDVEHQPLVVAGVPARVATPRMLYRMKKGTARPHDRADAAELRRRFGLEDE from the coding sequence GTGGCGTCCGCGTACGACCGTCTGGCCGACGTACTCCGCGCGCTCGAGGCCGAGTCGGTGGCGTACGTGCTGTTCGGCGGCCAGGCGGTGAACGCCCACGGCATCATGCGATTCACCGGCGACATCGACCTCTTCGTCGACCCGACGCCCGACAACGTCGAGCGCCTGCGCCGCGCCCTGCGCCGCGTATGGAACGATCCCGACATCGACGACATCCGCGTCGAGGACCTCGCCGGCGAGTATGCCGTCGTCCGCTACGGGACGCCGGACGACTTCGCCATCGACCTGACGGCGCGCATCGGCGACGCGTTCGCGTATGGCGACGTCGAGCATCAGCCGCTCGTCGTCGCCGGCGTGCCCGCGCGGGTAGCGACGCCGCGGATGCTCTACCGGATGAAGAAGGGCACGGCCCGCCCCCATGATCGGGCCGACGCGGCGGAGCTCCGGCGGCGCTTCGGGCTGGAGGACGAGTAG
- a CDS encoding PHP domain-containing protein, whose protein sequence is MILDLHLHSERSDDSRAPVEAYLKLLQRKRAERPLDGIVLTEHRQFELGRDFRDLEDRYGFLILNAAEVETEYGHMLVYGVNEDILARFDFTNVRLPAQEVISEVWRLGGVALPCHPGRPTVGLCAHLETKPHLEGVVAVEALNGGSRKGEDDRVAAMMAAQGWAGYGGSDAHLVSFVGIVATELEADIRGMDDLVRELRAGRCRAVDFRPPRPAPAS, encoded by the coding sequence ATGATCCTCGACCTGCACCTCCACTCCGAGCGCTCCGACGACAGCCGTGCCCCCGTCGAGGCCTATCTCAAGCTGCTGCAGCGCAAGCGCGCCGAGCGGCCGCTCGACGGCATCGTCCTCACCGAGCACCGCCAGTTCGAGCTCGGCCGCGACTTCCGCGACCTGGAAGACCGCTACGGCTTCCTCATCCTGAACGCCGCCGAGGTCGAGACCGAGTACGGCCACATGCTGGTCTACGGCGTGAACGAGGACATCCTCGCACGCTTCGACTTCACCAACGTGCGCCTGCCCGCGCAGGAGGTGATCTCCGAGGTGTGGCGTCTCGGCGGCGTCGCCCTGCCGTGTCACCCGGGGCGTCCCACCGTCGGCCTGTGCGCGCACCTGGAGACCAAGCCGCACCTCGAAGGCGTCGTCGCCGTGGAAGCGCTGAACGGGGGCAGCCGCAAGGGCGAGGACGACCGTGTCGCCGCGATGATGGCCGCGCAGGGCTGGGCCGGCTACGGCGGCAGCGACGCGCACCTCGTCAGCTTCGTCGGCATCGTGGCGACGGAGCTCGAGGCGGACATCCGGGGGATGGACGATCTGGTGCGCGAGCTGCGCGCGGGGCGGTGCCGCGCGGTGGACTTCCGGCCGCCGCGGCCCGCGCCGGCGAGCTAG
- the cas5u6u gene encoding type I-U CRISPR-associated protein Cas5/Cas6 yields MLAIAFEFPAGRYHATPWGRHVNEADVGWPPDPWRIARALLATWRRKATPDEVPRETLARLIETLSGELPGYALPPAVHAHTRHYMPTREGRAEKTTLVFDAFARFGADTRLVAVWNSLRLDGDEERALDLLLARLSYLGRAESWVEARRLPQWNDPLDTCPAGDGVETAASDSHDLVTLLVPRSPAEYAALRARTLADAKQRRAGKKEMDAIVATLPIDWLASLEVESGALRAAGWSAPPAARAVLYTRPTSALQPAAVPRVRTRRSHTRVRVARYAVYGKPLCRVEDAVRFGERMRRAIMGRCRTILGPESLPEVFSTHGPSGHAHAFYLPEAHEGARPGLAGRVHHAIVFAKAGFDRNAVAVLEGLRRVADADGRAWQVILEAVGDLPAFASPLLRHAQEWRSVTPYLHPWHRKPRFDAPDQIRRELRERGLPDPTAVEPVAEIAVGGRMLRPIHFHRFRSKPGLTQPDRQGSFWTLRFAEPVPGPLALGFACHFGLGLFAPLE; encoded by the coding sequence GTGCTGGCCATCGCCTTCGAGTTCCCCGCCGGTCGCTATCACGCGACGCCGTGGGGCCGGCACGTGAACGAAGCCGACGTCGGCTGGCCGCCCGACCCGTGGCGCATCGCACGCGCGCTGCTGGCAACCTGGCGCCGCAAGGCGACGCCCGACGAGGTGCCGCGCGAGACGCTGGCGCGGCTGATCGAAACGCTTTCCGGCGAGCTACCGGGCTACGCGCTTCCACCCGCGGTTCATGCCCACACCCGCCACTACATGCCGACGCGCGAGGGCCGGGCCGAGAAGACGACCCTCGTCTTCGACGCATTCGCGCGCTTCGGAGCCGACACCCGCCTGGTGGCCGTGTGGAATTCGCTTCGTCTCGACGGCGACGAGGAGCGCGCGCTCGATCTCCTGCTCGCTCGCCTGTCCTACCTCGGGCGCGCCGAGAGCTGGGTCGAGGCGCGACGCCTGCCCCAGTGGAACGATCCGCTCGATACGTGCCCCGCCGGGGACGGCGTCGAGACCGCTGCGTCGGACTCGCACGATCTGGTGACGCTCCTCGTCCCCCGCTCGCCGGCCGAGTACGCGGCGCTCCGAGCGCGGACCCTTGCCGACGCCAAGCAGCGGCGAGCAGGCAAGAAGGAGATGGACGCGATCGTCGCCACCCTGCCGATCGACTGGCTGGCGAGCCTCGAGGTCGAGAGCGGCGCGCTACGGGCGGCGGGATGGAGCGCCCCTCCGGCGGCGCGCGCCGTGCTCTACACGCGCCCGACGAGCGCGCTCCAGCCGGCGGCCGTCCCGCGAGTCCGGACGCGGAGGAGCCACACGCGAGTCAGGGTTGCGCGCTATGCGGTGTACGGCAAACCGCTGTGCCGCGTCGAAGACGCCGTGCGCTTCGGCGAGCGGATGCGGCGGGCGATCATGGGACGGTGTCGTACGATCCTCGGCCCCGAGAGCCTGCCCGAGGTCTTCTCCACCCACGGCCCGTCGGGCCATGCGCACGCGTTCTACCTTCCCGAAGCGCACGAAGGGGCGCGGCCCGGCCTCGCCGGCCGCGTCCATCATGCGATCGTCTTCGCAAAGGCAGGCTTCGACCGTAACGCCGTCGCCGTCCTCGAAGGCCTCCGACGAGTGGCCGACGCCGACGGCCGCGCCTGGCAGGTGATCCTCGAAGCGGTAGGCGACCTCCCTGCCTTCGCGTCGCCGCTGCTCCGCCACGCACAAGAGTGGCGCTCCGTGACCCCGTATCTCCATCCCTGGCACCGCAAGCCGCGCTTCGACGCTCCGGACCAGATCCGCCGCGAGCTGCGCGAGCGCGGCCTCCCCGATCCCACCGCCGTCGAGCCCGTCGCCGAGATCGCCGTCGGCGGCCGCATGCTGCGACCGATCCACTTCCATCGCTTCCGCTCCAAGCCGGGCCTGACGCAGCCGGATCGGCAGGGCAGCTTCTGGACGCTTCGCTTCGCGGAGCCCGTCCCCGGTCCGCTGGCGCTCGGCTTCGCCTGCCACTTCGGCCTCGGGCTGTTCGCCCCTCTCGAGTGA
- the cas7u gene encoding type I-U CRISPR-associated protein Cas7, producing the protein MTTIDTALSAAPRLLLEADLRPLQGTRFQPTGFPDLGPATYEDADGRRMLLLESAQSVANRLETVCWDAVADDWLAPLRGLPLVKVVDEAGKPLTNSVLEAHRLNSPYILEGKDRSVFDRLKAELADMEEGAVDIRKLAAVLLRLDVNALLHGVFIAKQELAGGRLRLPRALSGFIEAADVSVAQSGGVKNDAVNPSGDTSKGFGNVPYAREEFTAKRIVAYFNLDLAQIRGFGLGANVEALLVTLALYKVRRFLAEGLRLRTACDLECTELRATRPAGFVVPELAALAEALPGLIDAVAKESRFADPRVTVVTWKKK; encoded by the coding sequence ATGACCACCATCGACACGGCTCTGTCCGCCGCTCCGCGCCTGCTCCTCGAAGCCGACCTGCGCCCGCTCCAGGGCACCCGCTTCCAACCGACCGGCTTTCCCGACCTCGGACCCGCCACCTACGAGGACGCCGACGGCCGGCGCATGCTCCTGCTCGAGTCCGCGCAGAGCGTCGCGAACCGGCTGGAGACCGTGTGCTGGGACGCGGTCGCGGACGACTGGCTGGCGCCGCTGCGCGGGCTGCCGCTCGTGAAGGTCGTCGACGAGGCGGGGAAGCCGCTCACCAACTCCGTGCTCGAGGCGCACCGGCTGAACTCGCCTTACATCCTCGAGGGCAAGGACCGCAGCGTCTTCGACCGGCTCAAGGCCGAGCTCGCCGATATGGAGGAAGGCGCGGTCGACATCCGCAAGCTCGCCGCGGTCCTGCTCCGGCTCGACGTCAACGCGCTCCTCCACGGCGTCTTCATCGCCAAGCAGGAGCTCGCCGGCGGACGCCTTCGCCTGCCGCGCGCGCTCTCCGGGTTCATCGAGGCGGCGGACGTGTCGGTGGCGCAGAGCGGCGGCGTCAAGAACGACGCCGTCAACCCCTCCGGCGACACCTCGAAGGGCTTCGGCAACGTGCCCTACGCGCGCGAGGAGTTCACCGCGAAGCGCATCGTCGCCTACTTCAACCTCGACCTGGCGCAGATCCGCGGCTTTGGGCTGGGCGCCAACGTCGAGGCGCTCCTCGTCACGCTCGCGCTCTACAAGGTCCGCCGCTTCCTCGCCGAGGGCCTCCGCCTGCGGACGGCGTGCGATCTCGAGTGCACCGAGCTGCGCGCGACGCGCCCCGCGGGCTTCGTCGTGCCCGAGCTGGCGGCGCTGGCGGAGGCGCTCCCCGGTCTGATCGACGCCGTCGCGAAGGAGAGCCGCTTCGCCGACCCGCGCGTCACGGTCGTCACCTGGAAGAAGAAGTAG